One Planctomycetia bacterium genomic window carries:
- a CDS encoding POT family MFS transporter, whose protein sequence is MAEKKLLTAPIPTDKMPPAVPYIIGNEMAERFSFYGFAAILTIYLNQHLGMSEVDAKAEYHDFKSLAYFFPLLGSLIADVLWGKYRTIFYLSLVYCLGHLVLSVQENRFGVTAGLFLIALGAGGIKPCVSSNVGDQFGPKNAHLIPKVYGWFYFSINFGSFFSTLLTPKLLSGFELGSFKFAGSPGWAFGIPGILMAVATLVFWLGRYKYVHVPPGGTAVVKEALSGEGLRALSRLAILFVFVAMFWALYDQMSSAWVLQAVKMDRVLWEGFEVDAAQTHVLNPVLILIFIPLFTYIVYPAISKIFPLTPLRKIGIGMVLTAASFMISAHIENLLAATALGAPKPWVMWQVPAYMLMTAAEAMISITCLEFSYTQAPTRTKSMVMSVYLLSVALGNQFTSLVNKFYGELLTGANYYWVFVGLMLATFAIYVPYSLTYRGRTYIQGEAPADSADST, encoded by the coding sequence ATGGCTGAAAAGAAGCTGCTGACCGCGCCGATCCCCACGGACAAGATGCCCCCGGCGGTGCCGTACATCATCGGCAACGAAATGGCGGAGCGGTTCAGCTTCTACGGGTTCGCGGCGATCCTCACGATCTACCTGAACCAGCACCTCGGCATGAGCGAGGTCGACGCCAAGGCGGAGTATCACGACTTCAAGTCCCTGGCGTATTTCTTTCCCTTGCTCGGCTCGCTGATCGCGGACGTGTTGTGGGGGAAGTACCGTACGATCTTCTACCTCTCGCTCGTCTACTGCCTCGGCCACCTCGTGTTGTCCGTGCAGGAGAATCGCTTTGGCGTCACCGCTGGTTTGTTCTTGATCGCATTGGGCGCCGGGGGAATCAAGCCCTGCGTCTCGTCAAACGTCGGCGATCAATTCGGACCGAAGAATGCGCACTTGATTCCCAAGGTCTATGGTTGGTTCTACTTCTCCATCAATTTCGGTTCCTTTTTTTCCACGTTGCTGACGCCGAAGTTGCTTTCAGGATTCGAACTGGGGTCTTTTAAGTTCGCCGGCAGCCCGGGCTGGGCCTTCGGCATTCCCGGCATCCTGATGGCCGTCGCGACGCTGGTCTTCTGGCTGGGACGTTACAAGTACGTCCATGTGCCGCCCGGCGGCACGGCCGTGGTCAAGGAGGCGCTCAGCGGCGAGGGCCTTCGCGCGCTTTCACGGCTGGCGATCTTGTTCGTTTTTGTCGCAATGTTCTGGGCGCTCTACGATCAGATGAGCTCCGCCTGGGTGCTGCAAGCGGTGAAGATGGATCGCGTGCTGTGGGAGGGTTTCGAAGTCGACGCCGCGCAAACGCACGTGTTGAACCCCGTGCTGATTCTCATCTTCATTCCGCTGTTCACGTACATCGTTTACCCGGCGATCAGCAAGATCTTCCCGTTGACGCCGTTGCGAAAAATCGGGATCGGCATGGTGCTCACCGCCGCGTCGTTCATGATCTCGGCCCACATCGAGAATCTCCTCGCCGCAACCGCCTTGGGCGCGCCAAAACCTTGGGTCATGTGGCAAGTGCCGGCCTACATGTTGATGACGGCGGCCGAAGCGATGATTTCCATCACCTGCCTGGAATTCTCCTATACACAGGCGCCGACGCGCACGAAGTCGATGGTGATGAGCGTCTATCTGCTGTCCGTCGCCCTCGGCAATCAGTTCACGTCGCTGGTGAACAAGTTTTATGGCGAATTGTTGACGGGCGCAAACTACTACTGGGTGTTCGTGGGCCTCATGCTCGCGACCTTCGCGATCTACGTGCCGTACTCCCTTACCTACCGCGGCCGGACCTACATTCAAGGCGAAGCTCCGGCCGATTCTGCCGATTCGACTTGA
- a CDS encoding Lpg1974 family pore-forming outer membrane protein, giving the protein MVGRGIIAVALMGSLVAADVAQGQSTGGTITRSEPYRGNGLPETVVGPQFGVPPGGVPDDMVVVLDEYGPQVVEAGRLPFGSNTGTQSGLGMFGSQQTGGVGGSAYCGGDQARQYRFGVFGELLYLQAGAGANIEYAVPVSGIAASAQPVGGLGTLNSDYQVGFRAGGILVLDSTAAVIGTYTRWEGTTSSAVSTMAPNVIRSLVTAPGLATTSPNSQSASAEYDIQMQLVDLDYRREVWRSTNISLDGIVGARYAELTQAFSVDQVFGPVTTTVSSDIDFTGIGLRVGGEGETRPFGGGFLLYGRALLDVLFGKFDANYTQANTLPLTQAFITFEEDRTVPIAELELGVGYSLPVYSVLMRFTAGYHFSAWFNTVTTNEFIDSVQSGSYLNATDTLTFDGIVGRLEVVF; this is encoded by the coding sequence ATGGTCGGCCGAGGAATTATCGCCGTAGCGCTCATGGGATCGCTCGTCGCGGCGGACGTCGCCCAGGGGCAATCCACCGGCGGCACGATCACGCGCAGCGAGCCGTACCGTGGCAACGGCCTCCCGGAAACCGTCGTCGGCCCGCAATTCGGCGTACCGCCCGGCGGCGTGCCGGACGACATGGTCGTCGTGCTGGACGAATACGGCCCGCAAGTCGTGGAGGCCGGTCGCCTGCCTTTCGGGTCGAACACCGGCACGCAAAGCGGTCTCGGGATGTTCGGATCCCAGCAAACAGGCGGCGTCGGCGGGAGCGCGTATTGCGGCGGAGATCAAGCTCGCCAATATCGCTTTGGCGTCTTCGGCGAACTACTCTATCTGCAAGCCGGCGCGGGGGCGAATATTGAATACGCCGTGCCGGTATCAGGCATTGCCGCGTCGGCCCAACCCGTCGGCGGCCTAGGAACTTTGAATTCCGACTATCAAGTCGGCTTTCGTGCCGGAGGCATTCTGGTGCTCGATAGCACCGCCGCGGTGATCGGCACGTACACGCGTTGGGAGGGCACCACCTCCAGCGCAGTGAGCACCATGGCGCCCAACGTGATTCGCTCACTGGTGACTGCGCCGGGCCTGGCGACCACATCGCCCAACAGTCAGTCTGCATCGGCTGAATACGATATCCAGATGCAACTTGTCGATCTGGATTACCGCCGCGAAGTCTGGCGCTCGACCAACATCAGCCTGGACGGCATCGTTGGAGCCCGCTACGCGGAACTCACTCAAGCGTTTTCGGTGGATCAGGTCTTCGGTCCCGTGACCACGACCGTATCCTCCGACATCGACTTCACGGGCATCGGCCTGCGTGTCGGCGGTGAAGGGGAAACGCGACCCTTCGGCGGCGGCTTCTTGCTCTACGGCCGCGCGCTGCTCGACGTGTTATTCGGCAAGTTCGACGCGAACTACACACAGGCCAACACGCTGCCGTTGACACAGGCGTTCATCACCTTCGAGGAAGATCGCACGGTCCCCATCGCTGAATTGGAGTTGGGCGTGGGCTACAGCCTGCCGGTCTACTCGGTGCTTATGCGATTCACGGCCGGCTATCATTTTTCCGCCTGGTTCAACACCGTGACCACGAACGAATTCATCGACTCGGTCCAATCGGGCAGCTATCTGAACGCCACGGACACGCTCACCTTCGACGGCATCGTCGGTCGCCTGGAAGTAGTGTTCTAG